Part of the Longimicrobiales bacterium genome, TCTGGAACATCGACCTGTGGCTCACGACATGGCCATACTCCTAACCGAAATCTTCTCAACCCACTTCACTCAGCCTGCAGAAATCGCGACAATCCTTGGCTGTGAGCGCTCTCCCCCGCTGGCGCCCACCCATTTGGAGCTTGAGTGAACCCCCTTTTCCTGTCGCTGGCACTCGTAGCTCAGGTCAGCCCCGCCGCTCAGGAGTACAGCGGACGGGCCGGTGAGTTGGAGGCGGCGCCCCCGAGAGTCGAAGCCCCTTCGATTTCGATCGATGCCCGCCTGGACGAACCGGAGTGGTCCACCGCCGCAGTACTGACAGACTTCACGCAGTACACACCCGTTGAGGGTGTCGTCGCCTCACAACGGACCGAGGTGCTGGTCTTCTACTCCAGCGACGCAATCTACTTCGGCTTTCGCGTGTTCGACTCAGAGCCGGACAAGATCCTCGTGAATCTACTGGAGCGCGACCGATCCCAGAGTGATGACTGGGTCCGCATCATGCTCGACACATTCCACGACGAGCGGCAGGCCTACACGTTCTTCATTAGCCCCTACGGCATCCAGTCTGACGGTATGTGGATTGAGAGCATTCAGGCGATGGGCGGACCGACGGGGCCCAAGGTAGACTTCAACCAAGATTTCATTTTCGAGTCGAACGGGCGAGTGGTCGGAAATGGCTGGATCGCGGAAGCCAGAATTCCGTACGTCTCGCTGCGCTTCCCTGAAGTGCCGGAACAGGATTGGGGACTGCAGATCGCCCGTGGCATCATGCGAAACAGTTACAAGTCCACATGGGCTCCTCTGACCGTCAACGAATCGAGCACGCTTGCCCAGAGCGGGACACTTACGGGACTGCGCGACCTGCGGCCCAAGAGACTGATCGAACTCAACCCGGTCGCCACGGGCAAACTCGAGGGTTTTCGTGAAGACAAGGGCTTCGTGCGGCAGAGCCCGGAAGCCGAACTCAGTTTGAACGGACGGCTTGGAATTACTCAAAATCTGGTTCTCGACGCGACGATCAACCCGGATTTTTCTCAGGTCGAGGCGGACGTCGATCAGATTCAGGTCAACGAGCGGTTCGCTCTCTTCTTCCCGGAAAAGCGATCCTTTTTCCTCGAGGGGATGGAGGTTTTTCGCACGAACCAGAACCTGGTCCACACACGCCAGATCGTCGATCCGATTGCCGGCGCAAAGCTGACCGGAAAAGTCGGGCCCTTTCAGGTGGGATACCTAGGCGCTCTCGATGAAAGCCCGAGGTCACTGCACGACGGCGAGGGAGAGGCGCTTTTCAACATTGTGCGGGCACGCGCCGATCTGGGCGCAGCCTCGACACTCGGCGTCATCTACACAGACCGCACCCTCACCGGAGGTGGCAGCGGATTCAATCGAGTGGGCGCGGTCGACACGCGGCTCCTCTTTGGTGGTCGCTACACGTTTGCGGGCCAAGTGTCCGGCAGTTGGACCCTTGACGACAGGCCTCAGGCAGAGGCCGTGTTCGCACCCTCGGTGTCACTCAACTTCCTGAGAGCAGGGCGCAACTTCAGCTACAGCGCACGACTGAACGACCTCGACGAAGATTTCGAGACTCAGACGGGGTTCATGCCACGCACGGGTGATACGGAGTGGGCAGGAACGCTCGGCTTCGACCTCTTCGGAGATCCAGGGGACGTCCTCGAGACGTGGGGTGTCGACCTCGTCACGAACAACTTCACTCGACAGGATGAGTTCTGGTCGGGCGGATCACCGTACGAGTACGAGATCGAGCTGCACCCGACGATCGCATTCAGGGGAAGTCGTCGCGCGAACAGTATTCTGAAATGGGGTGGGTTTCGATTCCTTCCCGAGCACTATTCTTCGCACCAGGTCGTGAGCGACGACGGCACGCCCGCGCCCTACTCGCTGCCGCCTGAGCTAAAGAACATTCTCGGTATCGCGATCATGCCGAACATCCGCTTCAACGACGTTTTCACTCTCTCCGGCGCGATCATGTTCCGAGAAATCCCGCTCTTTGCGGAAGGTTCGCGTGGCTGGGAGAACCGACTCGCGCCCAATCTGAGAGTGCAGCCATCCGAGACCCTTCGTATGGAGGCGAGCTACTCATGGGTGCGCCTCGAGAGGGCCGAGACCGGATCGCATTTCAGCACGGCTCACATCCCACGACTGAAGGTGCAGTACCAGTTCAGCAAATCGTTGCTCACCCGAGTCATCGGTCAGTACGACCTCGAGAAGCGCGAGGCACTGATGCATCCCGTGACGGGTCAGGCAGTCCTCGTGAACGGATCCCTGCAGGACGAGCGAGAGCATGGCAATTTCACGGGCCAGGCCCTCATCTCCTTCGAGCCGTCACCCGGCACCATCTTCTTCATCGGCTATAGTCGAGTGATGGACGGACCGTACGGCCTACCTCTCTATGAAAAGGAACTTCGTCAGGACGGCTTCTTCATGAAGCTCTCCTACCTTTTCCGCATCTAGGCGACGAAGGCCGGCTTTGGCCAAACACTCTCAACGCTCGATCCTCCTCTTCTGGCTGCCACTTGCGGCAACCTGGGTGATGATGGCATCCGAGGGTCCGTTCCTCGCCGCCATCATCGCGCGACTCCCGGATCCGACGTTCAATCTGGCGGCCCATGGTGTGGCATTCGCATTAGCCATTCTGATCGAAGCCCCGGTCATCATGCTGATGAGTGCGGCGACGGCAGTCGTGAAGGGTCGAGCCAGCTTCCTAAAGCTTCGCAACTTCTCTCGAGGCCTTTGT contains:
- a CDS encoding DUF5916 domain-containing protein; translation: MNPLFLSLALVAQVSPAAQEYSGRAGELEAAPPRVEAPSISIDARLDEPEWSTAAVLTDFTQYTPVEGVVASQRTEVLVFYSSDAIYFGFRVFDSEPDKILVNLLERDRSQSDDWVRIMLDTFHDERQAYTFFISPYGIQSDGMWIESIQAMGGPTGPKVDFNQDFIFESNGRVVGNGWIAEARIPYVSLRFPEVPEQDWGLQIARGIMRNSYKSTWAPLTVNESSTLAQSGTLTGLRDLRPKRLIELNPVATGKLEGFREDKGFVRQSPEAELSLNGRLGITQNLVLDATINPDFSQVEADVDQIQVNERFALFFPEKRSFFLEGMEVFRTNQNLVHTRQIVDPIAGAKLTGKVGPFQVGYLGALDESPRSLHDGEGEALFNIVRARADLGAASTLGVIYTDRTLTGGGSGFNRVGAVDTRLLFGGRYTFAGQVSGSWTLDDRPQAEAVFAPSVSLNFLRAGRNFSYSARLNDLDEDFETQTGFMPRTGDTEWAGTLGFDLFGDPGDVLETWGVDLVTNNFTRQDEFWSGGSPYEYEIELHPTIAFRGSRRANSILKWGGFRFLPEHYSSHQVVSDDGTPAPYSLPPELKNILGIAIMPNIRFNDVFTLSGAIMFREIPLFAEGSRGWENRLAPNLRVQPSETLRMEASYSWVRLERAETGSHFSTAHIPRLKVQYQFSKSLLTRVIGQYDLEKREALMHPVTGQAVLVNGSLQDEREHGNFTGQALISFEPSPGTIFFIGYSRVMDGPYGLPLYEKELRQDGFFMKLSYLFRI